One Brachyhypopomus gauderio isolate BG-103 chromosome 15, BGAUD_0.2, whole genome shotgun sequence genomic region harbors:
- the supv3l1 gene encoding ATP-dependent RNA helicase SUPV3L1, mitochondrial has product MSVNRCIYLVCRAHIQRRACALTSSSSVAMMNEHSGQLGTPRATGIRCPSRRLASSDNTSRPPDTSLFVPLAIKSDETGDGAIGAELTQPLDKSELLKILNKFYKRKEMQNLASEQGLDARLFHQAFISFRKYVLEMTTLSADLHIILNDICCGAGHIDDIFPYFMRHARLIFPMLECMDDLRKISDLRVPANWYPDARAIQRRIIFHAGPTNSGKTYHAIQRYLEAKSAVYCGPLKLLAHEIFEKSNTANVPCDLVTGEERTFVDPEGRQSSHVACTIEMCSVTTPYEVAVIDEIQMIKDPSRGWAWTRALLGLCAEEIHVCGEAAAIHFVTELMLTTGEEIEVRNYTRLTPFSISDHALENLDNLKPGDCIVCFSKNDIYSVSRQIEIRGLECAVIYGSLPPGTKLAQAKKFNDPDDPCKILVATDAIGMGLNLSIRRIIFNSLLKPSVNEKGEKEMDTISTSQALQIAGRAGRFSSVFKEGEVTTMHREDLPVLKEILNKPVDPVETAGLHPTAEQVEMFAYHLPQATLSNLIDIFVSLSRVDGLYFVCNVDDFKFLADMIQHIPLNLRSRYVFCTAPINKKQPFVCTSFLKFARQFSRDEPLTFSWMCRHINWPLVPPKNIKDLVHLEAVHDVLDLYLWLSYRFMDMFPDANLVRDIQQELDGIIQVGVRNITRLIRNAEAQAPTTGGPARQEGGPGLRSLAQRRARGSKAQPGPDGDIRTMDSSLSSRLVQEGLLTSELLQQLQREWAVAQKQSGAKVSAGSASKNNKKKKK; this is encoded by the exons ATGTCGGTTAATCGTTGTATTTACCTTGTGTGCCGCGCTCACATACAGCGCAGAGCATGTGCGTTAACGTCCAGCTCCAGTGTTGCGATGATGAACGAGCACTCAGGGCAGCTGGGCACCCCGAGAGCAACTGGGATCAGATGCCCATCACGGAGACTGGCATCTTCGGACAACACGTCCAGACCACCGGACACCTCCCTCTTTGTACCTCTGGCCATCAAGAGCGATGAAACAGGGGATGGTGCAATTGGAGCAGAATTAACTCAACCGCTTGACAAAA GTGAACTTCTCAAGATACTAAATAAATTTTACAAAAGGAAAGAGATGCAGAACCTTGCTTCTGAGCAGGGTCTTGATG CTCGCCTCTTCCACCAAGCTTTCATCAGCTTTAGGAAGTATGTTCTGGAGATGACCACCCTTAGTGCTGATCTTCACATCATTCTCAACGACATCTGCTGTGGCGCAG GGCACATAGATGACATTTTCCCGTACTTCATGAGGCATGCCAGACTAATCTTTCCCATGTTGGAATGTATGGATGATTTGCGCAAAATTAGCGATTTGCGTGTGCCGGCCAACTG GTACCCTGATGCCAGAGCTATTCAGCGGAGGATTATATTCCATGCCGGCCCCACGAACAGTGGCAAAACGTACCACGCCATCCAGAGGTACCTGGAAGCCAAGTCGGCCGTTTACTGTGGTCCTCTGAAGCTGCTGGCCCATGAGATCTTTGAGAAGAGTAATACAGCA AATGTTCCATGTGATCTGGTGACTGGAGAGGAGAGAACCTTTGTGGATCCAGAGGGGAGACAGTCTAGTCATGTAGCATGTACTATCGAGATGTGCAGCGTCACAACTCCAT ATGAAGTAGCTGTCATAGATGAGATCCAGATGATCAAAGATCCATCCAGAGGATGGGCGTGGACGAGAGCTCTTCTTG GGTTATGCGCTGAAGAGAtccatgtgtgtggggaggcagCAGCAATTCACTTTGTCACTGAACTCATGCTCACTACTGGTGAGGAGATTGAG GTCCGTAACTATACAAGGTTGACTCCGTTCTCCATCTCGGACCATGCCCTGGAGAACCTGGACAACCTTAAGCCCGGTGACTGCATCGTGTGTTTTAGCAAGAATGACATCTACTCTGTGAGTAGGCAGATCGAGATCCGAGGCTTGGAATGTGCGGTCATTTATGGCAGCCTGCCCCCTG GCACCAAGCTGGCTCAAGCGAAAAAGTTCAATGACCCAGACGACCCCTGTAAAATCCTTGTTGCCACGGATGCAATTGGAATGGGTTTGAACTT GAGCATCAGGAGAATAATCTTCAACTCCTTGCTGAAGCCCAGCGTGAAtgagaaaggagagaaggagatggacaCCATCTCCACCTCACAGGCCCTCCAGATTGCGGGGCGTGCGGGGAGGTTCAGCTCCGTGTTTAAGGAGGGTGAGGTGACTACCATGCACAGAGAGGACCTGCCCGTGCTTAAGGAGATCCTGAACAAACCCGTGGATCCTGTGGAG ACGGCGGGTTTACACCCCACGGCCGAGCAGGTTGAGATGTTTGCATATCACCTTCCACAAGCAACGCTCTCCAACCTCATT GACATATTTGTGAGCCTCTCGCGGGTTGATGGCCTTTACTTCGTGTGCAACGTCGACGACTTCAAGTTCCTGGCCGACATGATTCAGCACATTCCTCTCAACCTGCGCTCACGCTACGTCTTCTGCACGGCCCCCATCAACAAGAAGCAGCCTTTTGTGTGCACCTCCTTCCTGAAG TTTGCCAGGCAGTTCAGCAGAGACGAGCCACTCACGTTCAGCTGGATGTGCAGGCACATCAACTGGCCCTTGGTCCCGCCCAAAAACATCAAGGACCTGGTCCACCTGGAGGCCGTCCATGATGTGCTGGATCTCTACCTCTGGCTCAG TTATCGCTTCATGGACATGTTCCCCGACGCCAACCTCGTGCGAGATATACAGCAGGAACTGGACGGCATCATTCAGGTTGGCGTGCGGAACATCACGCGGCTCATCCGCAACGCAGAGGCGCAAGCCCCCACCACCGGAGGGCCCGCTCGCCAGGAGGGAGGCCCTGGCCTGAGGTCCCTGGCCCAGAGAAGGGCTCGTGGCTCCAAAGCCCAGCCCGGACCCGACGGAGACATCAGGACCATGGACAGCTCGCTGAGTTCCCGCCTAGTGCAGGAGGGGCTTCTCACGTCAGAGCTCCTGCAGCAGCTACAGAGGGAGTGGGCCGTAGCACAGAAGCAGTCCGGAGCCAAAGTGTCCGCCGGGTCGGCTAGCAAGAAcaataagaagaaaaagaagtga